Proteins encoded by one window of Salarias fasciatus chromosome 1, fSalaFa1.1, whole genome shotgun sequence:
- the traf6 gene encoding TNF receptor-associated factor 6 — translation MAGYDSSKGSLEEDSSEGAVGGGLSSCALAMLEKERGSLLSPLESPGTFTSSASNSLQAAAPLQGYDVEFDPPLERKYECPICLMALRNAIQTRCGHRFCKSCIEKSIRDTGQRCPVDNEMLSEDQLFPDNFAKREILSLTVRCPNSGCVEKMELRHLEAHSALCKFATVPCPQCQQSVRKSYLEEHTTLECQRRPMKCPDCVAHFVYEEKELHEQQCPFACVKCQYCELDLTRDQMESHCDTDCPKAPIACNFSIFGCKERMQRHNLAQHMQEFTQMHMLNMVEFLRGFSLNGNTPKPLWAQGTSASLDDQGAAAAVTSCSDGVPGAVRCSITTNSQSSAEMQRIREMDGRLVRQDHQLRELIILKETQAGQLAELRRRVAILEETVKDLESQQCNGIFIWRLKGFSVLQRNQEAGMPVVEHSPGFYTGRPGYRLCLRMHLQTPNAPRCSNFISLFVHTMQGNFDDQLTWPFQGTIRLAILDQGPEGQHHLEVMETKPDLQAFQKPTIPRNPKGFGYVTFMHLHQLSQRAYVKNDTLLIRCEVTARFDNLPQRDGPPVQPRGPEASVSKD, via the exons ATGGCTGGTTATGACAGCAGCAAGGGcagtctggaggaggacagCTCTGAAGGAGCCGTCGGTGGAGGGCTGTCCAGCTGTGCCTTGGCCATGCTGGAAAAGGAACGGGGATCTCTCCTCAGCCCTTTGGAGAGCCCTGGCACCTTCACAAGCAGCGCCTCCAACAGTCTTCAGGCTGCTGCCCCTCTGCAGGGCTATGACGTGGAATTCGACCCACCATTGGAGAGGAAATACGAGTGCCCCATCTGCCTCATGGCATTGAGGAATGCCATTCAAACACGTTGCGGTCACCGTTTTTGCAAGAGCTGCATTGAGAAGTCAATTCG TGATACAGGACAGCGGTGCCCTGTGGACAATGAAATGCTCTCAGAAGACCAACTCTTCCCTGATAACTTTGCTAAACGGGAGATTTTATCTCTGACTGTTCGCTGTCCTAACTCTGGCTGCGTCGAGAAAATGGAGCTCCGACATTTAGAG GCTCATTCGGCACTGTGCAAGTTTGCCACGGTGCCTTGCCCACAGTGCCAGCAGTCTGTGAGGAAAAGCTACCTAGAGGAGCACACAACTCTCGAGTGCCAAAGAAGACCAATGAAGTGCCCGGACTGCGTGGCCCACTTTGTGTATGAAGAGAAAGAG CTTCATGAACAACAGTGTCCCTTTGCCTGTGTGAAGTGTCAATACTGTGAACTAGATCTCACCCGAGACCAG ATGGAATCTCATTGCGATACAGATTGTCCAAAAGCCCCCATCGCCTGTAACTTCAGCATCTTTGGGTGCAAAGAAAGG ATGCAGCGCCACAACCTGGCTCAGCACATGCAGGAGTTCACACAGATGCACATGCTCAACATGGTGGAGTTTCTGCGAGGATTCAGCCTGAACGGCAACACACCCAAACCACTGTGGGCACAAGGAACGTCTGCCTCCCTGGATGATCAAGGAGCCGCAGCAGCAGTGACGTCTTGCAGCGACGGGGTTCCAGGCGCTGTGAGGTGCAGCATCACCACCAACTCTCAGTCCAGTGCAGAGATGCAAAGGATCAGAGAAATGGATGGGCGTCTGGTGAGGCAGGACCACCAGCTGCGTGAGCTCATCATCTTAAAAGAGACACAG GCGGGCCAGCTCGCAGAGCTCCGACGCAGAGTAGCGATCCTGGAGGAGACGGTGAAGGACCTGGAGTCCCAGCAATGCAATGGCATCTTCATCTGGCGCCTCAAAGGATTTTCTGTCCTCCAGCGGAACCAGGAGGCCGGGATGCCCGTGGTGGAGCACAGCCCCGGCTTCTACACAGGCCGCCCGGGTTACAGGCTGTGTCTGCGGATGCATCTGCAGACCCCCAATGCCCCGCGCTGCTCCAACTTCATCTCCCTCTTCGTGCACACCATGCAAGGGAATTTCGATGATCAGCTGACCTGGCCGTTTCAAGGGACCATCCGGCTGGCCATCCTAGACCAGGGCCCGGAGGGGCAGCACCACCTGGAGGTGATGGAGACCAAGCCGGACCTGCAGGCCTTCCAGAAGCCCACCATTCCACGAAACCCCAAAGGATTTGGCTACGTCACCTTCATGCATCTGCATCAGCTAAGCCAACGTGCTTATGTCAAAAATGACACTCTGCTCATCCGCTGTGAGGTGACGGCGCGTTTTGACAATCTGCCTCAGCGTGACGGCCCTCCAGTGCAGCCCAGAGGACCCGAGGCATCAGTGTCAAAGGACTAG